A window of Ammospiza nelsoni isolate bAmmNel1 chromosome 19, bAmmNel1.pri, whole genome shotgun sequence contains these coding sequences:
- the LOC132082066 gene encoding olfactory receptor 14J1-like, with product MSNSSSISHFLLLALADTRQLQLLHFCLLLGISLAALLANGLIISAVACGHHLHTPMFFFLLNLALSDLGSICTTVPKAMHNSLWGTRNISYSGCAVQLFFFVLFLSAEYFLLTIMCYDRYVSICKPLHYRTLLGSRACAHMAEAAWTSGFLNALMNTANTFSLPLCKGNALGQFFCEIPHILKLSCSYSYLRELGLIVIGASLAFGCFVFIVFSYVQIFRAVLRIPSEQGRHKAFSTCLPHLAVLSLFLSTGFFAYLKPSSISSPSLDLALSVLYSVVPPALNPLIYSLRNQELKAAVWRLMTRQCKKH from the coding sequence atgtccaacagcagctccatcagccacttcctcctgctggcattggcagacacgcggcagctgcagctcctgcacttctgcctcttgctgggcatctccctggctgccctcctggccaacggcctcatcatcagcgccgtagcctgcggccaccacctgcacacgcccatgttcttcttcctgctcaacctggccctcagcgacctgggctccatctgcaccacagtccccaaagccatgcacaattccctctggggcaccaggaacatctcctacTCAGGATGTGCTGTAcagctgtttttctttgtgttatTCCTCTCAGCAGAGTATTTcctcctgaccatcatgtgctacgaccgctatgtgtccatctgcaaacccctgcactacaggaccctcctgggcagcagagcttgtgcccacatggcagaaGCTGCCTGGACCAGTGGCTTTCTAAATGCTCTCATGaacacagccaatacattttcattGCCCCTGTGTAAAGGTAATGCCCTGGGTCaattcttctgtgaaatcccccATATCCTCAAGCTCTCTTGCTCCTACTCCTATCTCAGGGAACTTGGGCTCATTGTGATTGGTGCCAGTTTAGcctttggttgttttgtgttcattgttttctcctatgtgcagatcttcagggctgtgctgaggatcccctctgagcagggacggcacaaagccttttccacctgcctccctcacctggccgTGCTCTCCCTGTTCCTCAGCACTGGCTTTTTTGCCTACCTGAAACCCTCCTCCATTTCCTCCCCATCActggatctggccctgtcagttctgtattcggtggtgcctccagccctgaaccccctcatctacagcctgaggaaccaggagctcaaggctgcagtgtggagactGATGACTAGACAATGTAAGAAACATTGA